A single window of Patescibacteria group bacterium DNA harbors:
- a CDS encoding VIT1/CCC1 transporter family protein, which translates to MPLSPATLTLIRSAQQNEVTEAEIYRQLAQVTTHPGNRDVLERIAAEEMKHAAYWATLSNVTLTPKRSTVRKYVWIAKLLGLTFGIKLMERGEKTAQVNYEAMATDFPEARNIQADEERHEQQLIALIDEQKLAYIGSIVLGLSDALVELTGALAGFTLALRQPKLIAAVGLITGLAASMSMAASEYLSTKSEGHGKHPTRAAFYTGSAYVGTVVLLILPFLILTNVFLSLAISLGLAAIIIAAFTSYTAVAQDLPFGKRFWEMAGLSFGVAAVSFGIGYVIRGLFGVDV; encoded by the coding sequence ATGCCCCTCTCGCCCGCCACCCTCACCCTCATCCGTTCGGCACAGCAGAATGAAGTAACGGAAGCGGAAATCTACCGACAGCTAGCACAGGTAACAACCCACCCGGGCAACCGTGACGTGCTGGAACGCATCGCGGCGGAAGAAATGAAACACGCCGCATACTGGGCCACGTTGAGCAACGTCACGCTCACCCCCAAGCGCAGCACGGTTCGTAAGTACGTATGGATTGCAAAGCTGCTGGGTCTAACTTTTGGCATTAAGCTCATGGAGCGCGGCGAGAAAACAGCGCAGGTGAACTACGAAGCCATGGCCACTGACTTTCCGGAAGCGCGGAACATTCAGGCGGATGAAGAGCGCCACGAGCAACAGCTGATTGCCCTCATTGATGAGCAAAAGCTGGCGTACATTGGTTCGATTGTGTTGGGATTGAGCGATGCGCTGGTGGAACTCACTGGCGCACTCGCTGGATTCACCTTGGCACTTCGGCAACCCAAGCTCATTGCGGCCGTTGGACTCATTACCGGCCTTGCTGCCTCCATGTCCATGGCCGCCTCAGAGTACTTATCCACCAAGTCTGAGGGGCACGGCAAGCACCCAACCCGCGCAGCCTTCTACACTGGCTCTGCCTACGTGGGCACGGTTGTGCTGCTCATTCTTCCCTTCCTTATTCTAACGAATGTCTTTCTCTCGCTCGCAATTAGTTTAGGTCTGGCAGCCATAATCATCGCAGCATTCACGTCATACACGGCTGTGGCCCAAGACTTGCCGTTTGGTAAACGCTTCTGGGAAATGGCCGGCTTGAGCTTTGGTGTGGCCGCCGTCTCCTTTGGCATTGGCTACGTCATTCGGGGATTGTTTGGGGTGGATGTGTAA
- a CDS encoding transposase — MSRYFLDDSYYFITIPTFQRKVLFTDSQKKHLILQKIHEAIKKFSVKEVDYGILQNHYHIVALMQDGKVIPKFLQHINGGTSYAYQKIYGPLPDSAMWDEYHVYVAEKDEVLAKIRGYVMGNPLKHGEVKSLQALMTYPFSSYNQSTNKYGQKMVDEWIRSVIALDEDTFFSQLNKLPD, encoded by the coding sequence ATGTCCCGTTACTTTCTTGACGATTCATACTACTTCATTACTATCCCAACCTTTCAAAGAAAGGTACTTTTTACTGACTCCCAGAAGAAACACCTTATTCTCCAAAAAATACATGAAGCTATTAAGAAATTTTCTGTGAAAGAAGTTGACTATGGTATTTTACAAAATCATTACCACATCGTTGCGCTAATGCAAGATGGTAAAGTCATTCCAAAATTTCTTCAGCATATCAATGGCGGCACTTCGTACGCCTACCAAAAGATATATGGTCCGCTGCCAGACTCTGCAATGTGGGATGAATACCACGTCTACGTAGCAGAGAAGGATGAGGTTCTTGCGAAAATTCGGGGATACGTGATGGGTAATCCACTGAAGCATGGTGAGGTAAAATCTCTCCAGGCACTCATGACGTATCCTTTTTCAAGTTACAATCAGTCTACTAATAAATACGGCCAGAAAATGGTTGACGAGTGGATTCGATCCGTCATTGCTCTAGATGAAGATACATTCTTTTCGCAATTGAACAAACTGCCCGACTAA
- a CDS encoding family 43 glycosylhydrolase, protein MPPFFNPTGYNFQDFDLLVDGDTLYAVHMKKAPYPTAGGGEKPVNTYGLAKTTDGLHWEAVGDILLPGAAGSWEESLWAGGITKRDNQFIIYYSAIKKQERQASCQFGKAYSANLMHWEKDPANPRLGFDPSNAYYSTEPLLAFRDPFPFSYQDRNYILFSAKDKAQPAGQQGCVGIVEELEDGTFAWMPPLFSPGEYFDGLECPALYEIQGRWYLLYGQDGESGGKAFRYAIADSPFGPFTTFSDNQLFSTNNYGCRIVQFQGRTLLYHWFMDYPDGMVRSRLAPPKVVQVINGAPTLVEDGRLSLSDYE, encoded by the coding sequence ATGCCACCCTTTTTCAACCCCACGGGCTACAATTTCCAAGACTTTGACCTTCTCGTCGATGGTGATACGCTCTACGCCGTGCACATGAAGAAGGCGCCGTATCCCACGGCTGGAGGTGGAGAAAAGCCAGTCAATACCTACGGCTTAGCCAAGACAACCGACGGATTACATTGGGAGGCGGTGGGCGACATTCTCTTACCTGGCGCGGCCGGGAGCTGGGAGGAAAGCCTGTGGGCGGGCGGGATTACCAAACGTGATAATCAGTTCATTATTTACTACAGCGCAATTAAAAAGCAGGAGCGGCAAGCTTCGTGCCAGTTTGGTAAAGCGTATTCGGCTAACCTTATGCATTGGGAGAAAGACCCGGCCAATCCTCGCTTGGGTTTTGATCCGAGCAACGCATACTACTCCACGGAGCCGCTACTGGCTTTCCGCGATCCCTTCCCTTTTTCCTACCAGGACCGGAACTACATACTCTTCAGCGCAAAGGACAAAGCCCAACCCGCTGGGCAACAGGGCTGCGTGGGCATCGTTGAAGAATTAGAAGATGGGACATTTGCCTGGATGCCCCCGCTGTTCTCACCAGGTGAGTACTTTGACGGACTGGAATGCCCGGCGCTCTACGAAATCCAAGGTCGCTGGTACTTGCTGTACGGGCAGGATGGGGAAAGCGGCGGCAAGGCGTTCCGGTATGCTATTGCCGATTCACCGTTTGGGCCGTTCACGACCTTTTCAGACAACCAGCTCTTTTCTACAAATAATTACGGCTGCCGGATTGTCCAATTCCAAGGCCGAACGCTCCTCTACCACTGGTTTATGGATTACCCAGACGGGATGGTTCGCTCGCGCCTGGCACCGCCAAAAGTTGTGCAGGTGATAAATGGTGCCCCAACGCTGGTGGAGGATGGCCGGTTATCTCTTTCTGACTACGAGTAA